ttctaataaaatttacatgATTTAAACCTTTAATAATTGATGGTTGTGATTCAGGatacaatattatttcatgtatatttttataatcattaaaaGCTTTTTCTCCATATTTAGGGTTTGAATAAAATACTATTGTtagattattatttttttctttcaatatAGTTTGAAAAGTATTtgataaaagatttattacatttttcttATGCTGATTGGCAAGATTactaattaatatattgttCATAAAGACATCTGCTATCGTATCAATTTCATTTAGATAaagtttttgataaaatgactataaaaatacaatattaatTGATTGATAAAACTAAACTAGacatacttttaataaatttttatcaacatCAAATTTTGTTGTAAATATCCATGTTTTATAACTAACCCattgatttttaatataatttattgaatATAAAGTATTTGGTATTATAGATAATCTTTCTAAATCTCCAAATATATGACCAGGAATAATTGCATCACCTTTATAATTACCATCTGAAGATTCAAATTGccattttatttcatttgatGAGGAaagatttaatatttgttttgaaATAGAAAGTTTCAAACATAGATAAAGTAGAAGTAATGTTTTCATaatttcttatatttatttgtattattactaatcattaacataatatatataaatatatttattttaaaatgttattaataaaaatattcttatttaattatttgatgTATAGATATATCTTAAACTTTAAGCATTGGATCAAcgtatatttataatataaatttctttaaatatatgtcATATTCTTAAGTTCAACTATTAAtcaaagttttaataaagtatttaaaagaaaaacatGAAAAAGggatattattaataatatgatattattttaagaagttatatatttaaaaatagacttattaataacttttgtatataaacttttaaaacatttgttattgtatatttaaaaatattttattattgataataataaaataaaaaaaagatatgaatagaaatatttatttaataagttttttactaatttttttatctatttattttgtcttttcaataaaaacttcaaaattttctataaataaaaaatatgacatAGATGTTCCAAAAGAATTTGAAGTTGGTGATATTATGTATGATAATCAACAGGAAAACAAAAACACAACTAATTCTCAGAAACAATTTActactaataataaaaaagataaaactAAGAATTCCAAACCAACTACTACTTCAAAAGtaacaacaaaaaatacACAATGTAATaatgaaacattaaaaaaaattttaaaaaatgtatgtttgtctttttttaatatataaaaattattaatatttttatagaatatCCTTGAGACGGCTTCAGTCTCCAAAAGAGCAATCTATCATACGGCTGTCTCAGAAATGggtgaatattttaatgtaatttgTTCTGAACACTCATTTAGTTTCCTGGCTAATGCTCAAACATTTTGTCATTTaactgttaaaaaaatttcctgTCTTgcttataaataataatatattacaaattattcttctacatttttatatttttaaaatttaattaatcaaAGATCAcgtttattaattaatataaatattttttttttagtttatatattataaaatattatatattttctttatgttataaaattatctttgacattacataattaataaaatatttccttACGTGTAGGCGAAAAAGGAATCCccattatatgaaaaataatgtatgaaaatgttttgattttttttattgtaattatgTGGCgtgatattttatataaaatattgttgtttaaaatatctttaatttttatggaACTAGTTATCATCAATTAAACATTATCATTgggtaaaaatttattgtatatcaaacttttttttatcaattcttTACAAAACCCGctaaagaaatttaatatatattggcaaattaaaaaaaaaaatcaaatatgtTATCAAGTAATTAATATATGTGTACTTCATCCAtccatatatttatttaaaaaaatagaaattataTCATTCTCCTTAGTGATCTTCAATTTCTTTAGCTTCAGCTTTTGCAACGAAGTAAGGcaaaataattgaaattggtagtatatataacatacctccaaaaacattttttattgttggTTTAGCAAATGATAATAAAGCTTGAAATGTAGCcataatgataaaagaaaattctAATACATTAACAATTGTTCCAATCATTTTAATAgtagtaataatataataaattccAGAATATAGTTTATCTTTTACCTAAgggtaaaaaaattttaatttggaaaattaattaatataaaatatcatcaTACTAACAAATAATACTCATTTTATACccattatttattgtaaaggGAGGGGTGAACCAATTGAAAATTTCCTGCTTAattattaagataaaaatataattacttctgctatataaaaaaaaaggttatctctctattatattatttctaatatagGAGAAGAGACAACCCCAACAACTGATAAAGATCAACAAATAATATGTCTTTCTACATAAAATTGcaaataattaacaaaaaaaaaatatatatagaaagGGCCTTTCTCATATTAAAATGtgtaaagaaaaagaaaaataaaagtatgattgcacatttttaaatattgtatcTATCTTTCTGATAACtcaatttttcataatttttgcAAACCATCAGTCTTATATAtcattgaaataaaaaaatttcattgaAACCTTTTTCCATAAATTACAGTTAAATGattagaatataaaaaaaaaacaataaaatgacatataaaacatcaattttatttttttactttgaTTAATATTACAATCACATTTTATTGTGATTTTTGTTTGCAACAAAGAACGAGCAATGAAATATTCACGTGAAAGACATTATTTATCTGTACAACAGATGATAATTTCAAtgaaaaacatatttttataataaaatattttaagatagAACATATGAAATACATTTACTTTGTTTGTTCTCATTAATCTCCTTATTTCAAGTACTATTGTATTTTAATCGTACtccattaaaaatattatctttttcataTTGATGATCaaataattgttttgattagaaaaaaaaatagataaaaattatcattacaAATTTggtaagaatattttatatttgtatttcaggggaaaaaaa
This Strongyloides ratti genome assembly S_ratti_ED321, chromosome : 2 DNA region includes the following protein-coding sequences:
- a CDS encoding Ground-like domain-containing protein encodes the protein MYDNQQENKNTTNSQKQFTTNNKKDKTKNSKPTTTSKVTTKNTQCNNETLKKILKNNILETASVSKRAIYHTAVSEMGEYFNVICSEHSFSFLANAQTFCHLTVKKISCLAYK